TTGTTGTATAAGATGTGTGAAGTAAGACTTGAAATCGTTCGAACATGTGAAGTAAAAGATAGATGTTGCATAATAAGGAAGTGCGAGTGGTTGCAATGTTAGGTCTATGAAAGGTAGAAATAGACCGAGAAAGATTGAAGAAACGTGATTAAACTAGACATAGCACATGTTAGCTCATAGATGATATCATCCTAGATAAGAAGACACACAGattgaaaattatgaaaaaacatGAGTAGATTAAACCAAACAATTTCTCTATTTATATGGGAGAACATGTTTCTAGTTTAGAACGCcttattttctttagtattttcattatagccttttatttttttctctcataTTTTTTCAAACCTATTGTGAAAACATGTTAACAAAACAAATAGTCTATCGAAAACAACCATTTTACCTTATACAAGATAGAagtaaaatttacatatatttcactttcttcttatttcattcgtaaaattatattagatatattattattattattctcgTTAATAGTTCATGATTTTTCTAAAGTGAAGTTGTTGTATGTTCCCTTATTGGATGAATAGATTAATTCCACTCTATATGGTTGAAATGGAATTCCTCCTAAAAATACGTTACACAATGAGCTTAAAGTCAAAATTTTGGTGGTTGTCAAATTCATTACTAATAAAAGTCCAAAAATCAATGAATTCAAAGTTAGACTTGATATTATGTAAATTTgtggttaaaaaaaataaattactccCACCGTCCACATTAATTTgtaaattacaataaaaatagattttcatttttttgttattcaaattgaaaaattaaaagataattatttacttaactcataatttctttttattattaaatctagtcattaatatttatctcaagatattattattacattcaaaaaatgatataatagaATTATCATtctatttattactttttaacGAACATGCAAGTTATTAttagacaagtaaaaatgaacaatAAGAGTGAAGTCTTTAAAAGTCAATAATGTCATCAATACCCATATTGACTAGTACTTACATAAGAAAATTTAAGAACCTATGTTTAAAAATTTTTAGACCTTCAATTGTATTAATatcattctttttgtgtttaaaTATTTGCAATTAATTTTATCTCTTCAGACTCTGATACTATGTAAGATCTTTACTCCATATATGAATACACGatgtatacaaataaatatatataacaagtAAGTTAGATTTCTATAATTACACAAGTATATAAACTACAAACTTCATAACTTCATTCGAGTGTGCCTAAATATTAGAGGCAAACTCAAAATTTGTggcattattaattattatgaattataGGATAACAATTTCATATGTTAATAATTGAATacacatttattttataaatattttataatttcttttatatatgtataatttgaatttaaattatctaattttattgaaactgtgaatttaaatatttctacTCCTTTTGGATACTCAAAAGAGTGTGTGACAAATACTTTATCACGAGAGTAGATATATTGTATGTACCAAAATGGAAAGCAATGAAATAATTCAAGTAAAAAACAAATGATAAAGATaatattgggaaaaaaaataaaaaaagagtataaaaattgaaacaagaaatagatttttgaaaatgatgtttttaaatctttattttcaaattaatatattttaaatataaaatttaaatttttagaaaaatagtaTTCCATGAAAAGCTAACATTAAGTTGGTTAAGGCCCACAATCTTCAAAATGGGCCTAGTCTTTCATATTGCGCTAACCCAAATTCTTTTCGTCATGGGCTTAACCCAATTTGTAAACTGGTTGGTCAAAATGTACATATACCCGATATTGGATCATCATTTATAAGTGATATTGATagtacataaaattttaaaaatttatcgaATTTAAAATAACATCAGATATACTCTATCTAAAATCAGACACTGCtgctaaatatttatttttagcgataattaatactttttgtATATGTCCTTAAAGGCTTTAGCGACATTAGATCTAAAGACACTAAATTAATCCCAAaaaaatttagtaattttttttaatgtgtttaATAATTaccgctaaaagttgtttttgttatagtaAGAGAACATGTGATCTACATTACTGAAGTTTAGCCATACCAATCGTTTCTGCTTGACGTTCATACACATATGAATAATAAACTTTAGTCATTTACCTGAAGTTCATGCACATATAACTTAAGTTCGTAAGAGAAATAATCAAAGTTTTACTATTCCatctattaataattattacatGATACATTAAACTATTCATAACcatattcttttctttcctcATAACCTAAAAAAACTATTACATAATACTATAAAACTGAAGTTACAAAATACAAACTAAACATTGTTTACAAGTTCAATCCCCTCTTTTTTAGTCTCCAAATCCTCTGTTTTGTGCATCTGAATAGGCTTAAAAGTATATAATCTTGCACAAAACACATAGTAAATCAAATTAACCACTTGTAAAATCGTAATTAACCAGTAAAAATACTCTAATCTCCCCTCATTCAAGTTATTATCAGGCAGCCAATTGGTAAATTCATGAACTAAGGAAACCAGAAATGTACTCAAATAATTCCCAGCTGAAATCGATGTCCAAAATAACGCGGTAGCTGTACTTCTCATACTCTCTGGAGCTTGATCATAGAAAAATTCAAGATGTCCAATTGACATAAATGCCTCAGCTATACCATGTAAACAATATTGTGGCACTAGCCAAAATACTGAAATTGGAACTAGTGATTTAGGTTTATCGACTAGTCCATAAGTCGATGCAACATTTTTTCGTTTAACTTCAATAAATCCAGCTACTAATGTAGCTAGAACTGATATGAAGAATCCAATTCCCATTCTACTTAGGAATGAGATTCCTCGTTCGAGTCCAGTGAACTTACGTGCAATAGGTACAAATACGCGGTCATACAAGGCAATGGTGCATAGCATTGTCGTTAATGTGAAGAGAGTCATCGAGGCAGCTGGGATTTCAAAGGAGTTTAGTAAGTGTCTGTTCATTGTTTTGGCTTGTTGTACTGAGAATGTGGATTGTTGAGCGTATGCTGTGATCAGGATGATCCCTGATGCCCATATTGGACCCATTCTTATGATCGATTTCAGCTCTTCTACGCGATGAACTGTGTTTAGCCTCCATAGATTCGGAGATTTAGGGTTGTCCTTCTCTGTTACTATTGCTGCTCTGTCCAACAATCtgaaaattaaacttttaaatgaGATGGTCACGTAATAAACGTCTTGGTTAACTCACTAAATAGTCAAGATATTAGTAACATGAGTATGATGGTTGTTTGAAGTTTTTTCAAAGACATTAGCATGTTGCATGCCTTTCTTAATCAAGTCTACATGATAATGAAATATGTTTAGTCTAACATTAGGAGTTAGGATCTATTTTGTCgaaaaatacactatttttggAGGATCAAACACTGTCAAGATATGACATCTAGTCTAACGTAATTCGAAGCAGGAGAGACTAACTTAAAAGTCATCCAAATTTTGACTAGATTTTTTATACATTTGGTTATAAATTAACTCAAATTTGATAGTATACTTCCAAAAGATACAACTTTTGGCAGTATTAATCAACttgttttttgatttttaatggCTTCAGTTCTTGCAACATTATTGAAgctatgaaaataataaaattaaattaaattggaaaTGTGAATGAAATTCAATGAATCTTGATTTTGATGGGGTGTACaaagacatgaaaataaagacAAATAACAGGACAGACAACATTTATTCACATAATGTTTTTGGCCACACAATTAATAGACATACATGTACAAATTGTTTTgagataaaaatttaatagcAAGACATTTGATTTATCATAAACAAGAGATAAAAACTTATCtccttaaaaaagaaaatttctaaatttaatttaagttagCATACAGAATATTCTAATATCTTGAGCTCttaattttttactattatttgtaattatatcaattattcACACAAGATTCCTCTccattattttcttcaattttaacaaaaaaaaaaggtgcaaAACTTACATGTGATGGATTttctaaacaaacaaaaaataattaacttatgcACACCGACACTGTAAAAGTAATTTAtactataaatataatttaatatattatatcaaATTACTACTTTCGCttattatgaaaagttatatatTGTTATGCACTATCAGtgtatataactttttaaagaaaaggttATATTACACTAACAACATAttattttaccaattttatcGCCATAATCTTTAGTGACCATATAAAGAGTTACCTATTGTTGTAAGCTATAGGTCTCGTACTCTTCAAAAAGGTTGATATACTCACGtcaaattcttcaaaatacATTTAGAGGATCCAACACGCAtgttataacatttttaaagaaTCTGAGCAGCATATATTGCATGCCAATCGTAATTAATAGTCTAAAAGATACACACAATCAGTCAGTGCACGAAACTTAAACTCGGAAGAAGAAAATGACTTACTTCATTTGCTTAGTGTGGACAAGCTTGCCAGCAGTAGAAATATCAGCATCAAGTTCTTGATTTTGATAAAGCAAATTAGTATCATTTACAATATCCAATTTCCTCTTTTTGTAGGCAGCAACACAAACTTGCACTAGCCTAGTAAAAGGGCTACCAGCAGGATCCAAATTTCTATACAAAGGGTATCcaaatataaaaacaacaatTGATATAAGCATAGCAATTGTTGGGACACCAAATCCAACACCCCATCCAATATTATCTTGAATATAAACAATTACTGTGACAGCCACAAGCATTGAAAATCCCATACAAAAATAATACCAATTAAAGAATTTCCATGTTTGTGTTTTTTGATTTGgatcattttcatcaaattgGTCAGCCCCAAATGCAACAACACATGGCCTAATTCCACCTGACCCAAAGGCTGTTAAGAGTAATGACACATATAAAATGGCTAATTGACTTGAATTTGCTTCTTTGCAATATTCATCATCTTTGCATGATGGTGGCCTTAGTTGTGGTAGTATTGCTGATAATGTTAATATGATCATGCCCtgaaattaaaatcaaaagGGGGTTCGGGATTTTAGTCCTTTCGAATTATTACGTTCTAAAGTCAACAATTTGAGTTTCAGCATACTATACTCTAGCTTCGCTCCTGAATTTTGaactaaaatatatttgttgtaCATGTTATATAATACTACACTGACGATAGTGTActgtaaaataatatttttaaactatcAGATCATTCAGATGATTATTATATGTAACTTTCCATTAAAGTAATGAtcggaaacaaaaaaaaatagagttgaTTACTTACTacgatataaaaataaatttatctatgTTGTCAACATATATATGCAATATTTTATTTAGCTTGAGTATGAAAAGACAAAGTTAACTATtcacatttaatatatttaCTGTAAATTCTTTATGAAACCAAACCACCAAGGTTTTGCCTATCCAAATTAAGTCATTCTCCATATATATCCTATCCCATTACAAGCTtatcaaaaaaagataaataagcCATTTAATAAGTATTTCAAGGAACTAGTAAAAATATTACAACCCCTCACACTAATAATTTGAGTTTTACTTGATACAACTATTTTATGCATACTATGTAGTATCAAATTATATGTCATATTTACTTTAACATCtaacctaaaaaaattaaaagaagacAATTTGCATACATAATACAAATACAATGGTCTAAACAAAAGTTAGTAAATTCGTTTAAACTCGTAATTGATACTCTTCCTCTGATCCGTCTTTCATGTTAGTGCATAGAACTTAAACTCgagaaaagaaaatgagagAGAGAGACTTACAATTTGGTAGATGATAGAAGCAACAGTTATAGTCCAAAATCTTCCAGCAAAAGTATCAGCAATAAAAGCTCCAACCAATGGTGTCAAACTTGCAGTGCCACCAAAATTTGTTAGTGTATTTGCTGCTTTTGTTAATGGAAGATGGAGTTCATTTGTCAAGTAAATGACCATATTTGTACCAAACCCAACCACTGCCAATTTCTCACATATCTCATTTGCTACAGACAAAAAAAGCATATTAAGTTCAATTTCAACTTAGTATTCAAGAGAGAATAGCGTCGGAGCAACGATAAAGTTATTTTTCTATGATTTATTTGTTACGAGTTCGTTTCCGTGGGGTGCAACCCTTACACATTATGTTTTGTACACCAGATTGCCCTTTATTATTCAAGAAACTATACAAATTGTGTGTATTGTAAGATTCACAGAAGAATTGAGTGAAAAGTTGGAAAAATAAAGCCACGGATTTGAGTTgtgaaaaaaatcattaatgttTGTATTAGAATCACGTTATATATATCACACCTCTTGAGGTGCGACTTTTTCCTGACTTTCAGACCTGCTAATATAAAATACTTTGTACACCGGAATGTTCTTTTTATTCAACAAATTATGTGTAATTTCAagattctcaaaaaaaaaagtgaaaagttgaaaaaaaaaaaactaaccaaATATGAAGGGCATAGTGATCATTCCACCCTTCATCCTTCTAGAGGAGTTTTCCTTCTTATTCATCACTTccatatttgtatataattgtgtgCTCTAAATGATTCCTAAAGCTCCACTATTTATAGGATATACTAGAgcttaaattttgtatataacaTGTCATGTCACCATGTCATTTTTTAAGTTCCAAAAATACCATTATGACCTAATAAACTATACATCAATATCTaggaattaaatttttaaaatactctTGATGACTTgtgattgtttttttcttttaaaatcataCTTACATGTATGTGTTTGACTgaacataaaattttaagaaagaaaaaatagactTGCGCATATAAAAAAAgtgaattatattataatgtGACCTTTTCATGAGGTTCGAGGTTGCTTGAATcaataatagtattaaaaaataatttttaaacgTGTGATCTTAATCATGATATGTCACATTAATAGTTATATAAACATATGCCACTAAAAACAAAATGAGAaatttaatagtaaaaaaaaattcaaattaagaaaaaaagaaaagagacgTTCAACCACTTGACGGTAACAAAAAAGGACGTTGGTTGGGAGGGGTTAGTATTTTATAAGGAAAAAGTGTCATACATCCATCTTAGAATTAGACAAAGTGGGCATGCAAGATCAAATATAATTGGTTGATTATTAAAACATTGTGACATGAAGTTTATTTAGGGAGTATTATTTGCACATATGTGTACAAGTTCATTAGTCTTTTTTACATTTCCTAGTTTGTATTATTGGGGGAGGTGATTAGGAGGGCAGTTGTTAACTGGCAGCTTCTATTATTTgcgaaaaaaaataataattattttatatagttttcaTATTTACAATTTTAGGTTTAAGAATTTAAGTTATAGACTATGGTATTGACATAATTAATGTGTACAATAttaatgtaatttgaattattatggTAGGTCATTTGCTTTTTGCCAAACTACCCATAGAAATTTAGAGATTTATTATATGCATAGATCTTGATATGATCCATCATCCTTTATGGTGGGGCGTACCATACGCTACGTACGTATATTcgttaattttgaaaaaagtcatatatatatatatatatatattgagaaaCTGACATAATTAAACTGTAATCAACTGTGCAATCATAAAAAACATAAGATTGTCATTATGCTATTGCTGCAAGCTAGAGGATCCACTGTTAGACATAGATTTGAATCCAATTAAGTGtttgttttcattgtttttattttaaatttatcttgGAGTTCATATTTgtgttaaaatattattgatgcATCCAAAGTATTTAAATTCTGAGTTCTcctaatatttatcaaaaagtgTAATAATTTATCGATAAAATTTGTATCAACTCTAATTATGCTCAATGCGTATACCAGATATcgatgaaaataaaagaaaatacgTATGATTCTAATGTGACAAACAAGGTCAAGACAGATGTATACTCTATCTGATTGTACCATTTTATCCTATGCTCATAGACTTCATACTAGAAAGTCCAGCTATTTCATTGCATAATTTGTGATGCACCCTCAGCAATTTTGTACTATACTTTTTCCTACTTTTTAATATGATATtccatatttataattaattctgattaaatatgaatttacatATCGTAGAGATCATATTGAAACAACATtcacaaaagaattttttttatttctattcaAAACCTctagttaaaaagaaaaacttttaacTATTCTTGCACATCCAAAATTGCTGagcataaataaaataaaaacaaaaatatcatcGTCAATAACCATGCAAAAGAAGTTTGTTGTCTGAATTTTCTCTCATCATTTTGCCCCAAGTACTTTTATTTGCAGTAATACTTGGAAATTaaagaaattcttttttaattaaccTCAACTTACTTGGTAATTAaagaattctttttttaatttactaaaTACGTAATATTAGTTGTTGTTTTTAACATTTCAGGGCTTATAATCTGTCAATtagtattattaattataaaattatccGACAAAAGTAACCTTTATCTCTCCTCaagcataaaatattaaattaatatataatttaatatttatactCTAGAAATAATTTACTTTTGTTGATATATTGTCATGAAAACAATATCTTTTCCCGTGATCAGTATTTGTTTGTTAGAGAGTGTCCGAATAACTaggttataattttttttttggattttgagtgaaaaactaaaaatagataattaatataaaaaaaaacaagatatACATTGCATCCAAATTTCTTAATAGATAAAGACAActcaataatataaaaatttctttatacTAACAATATATCATGTATATCTTAAAACTCATAATGCAATAACCTTTTGATGAAGTGAAagaaacttaactaattagtgCAACTTTTTAGAAATCGTCGTAAAAACAatcattataatattatttcatatgaaaACACAGCATGATAAGATTAGGGCAATTATAAGACAGCAttggcttttttttttatttaagtcatgttatttcaatcattataattttttttttgaaaaattcctaaaaaaattgataaataatcaaagaaattatatcacataaatcTAATTAACTAAGTATTGTTAATTACTTTGCGCTTTTAGATGAACTGAATTGAATATCTCCACCCACCTAAGTAAAAAGAGAGATAAAACATGAGGTGAGATAAGATAATGCCGATCGATAGTATAGAGGTACTTTTTGATTCGAATTCTCAAAACTAGTGAGATGTCTAATTATCTCAATTCTTTATCTATTTTAAGAATCAAGTAAAAGCTTTATTCGATAACTAAATTTAGGAATCTCACTTTATCCTCAAATAGTCAAATTTGATAATTAGCTCAGTTGATTGACACTCCACTAGTGATTAGGTTCTTGGTAATATTTTACGACTATGATCAAATCCTAAGACTTATTCTCACCTTCTTGGTgcttaagaaataatttatgatttgaattttagaaattaaaaatgtttagaatgatacaacaataacaataattatgttatatgaaaattaatactcatataaattattatattttttaataatatgagagtttaaataaaaattactaaattcgATAAACTCGTATATTATGCTCTGCGAAGGAAAGAAGGACCACGTATTACCAAAGCATGCAAAGAAATAGTAATTTAATTTTAGGAAGATGACAAAGACAACATGATTTGAACCTTAACTTTTTGGGCACTAAAAACTttcaactaaaaatataaaatagaaattcaAAACCAACTAAAATAGTACCATTATTATaatatgtaaattattttaaataatttcttgATAATACTTGAAATCTAGATATGATAATACTTGAAATCTAGATAAGATTCGAAGTGTTCAAACATGTGAATTTTCCGCAAAGGATAATGAGTGGCATTAGTTATATTTTTGCTTAGGGCTCATGAAATTCGAGATATGATAAAATTCATTCAAGTTTAATactttttgatataaaatatatatatttatattaaattatagtattgaaaatataaaatatatatatttatattaaatcatattattgatttaaattATGTACAAGATCAAATAATTTTAGTTCATAAATTAGATGTTTTTCCGTTACTAAGGctaaaatcaactaataaatgaattataattcatcacattcaatttttactaatttttatttctttacttatttttcataatattttaattgcGTAGTgaaacttaattttattttttcatgatcaTAACCATATATGTACGtatcaaacaaaattattttaacaaaaatcttATGAGTTAATTTGGGCTAATATTAacctattttttttagataaattgGATTGAACgattcaaaataaattgagttAATAATTATGCGAGGACCCTCTTTTAATCGTTGAGCGGATCTTTGTTTTTAATGAACTAATTTTGTCCCCCGAGTAGTTTACGTGAAAAAACCattaatatttcaacaatattaaatttaaagcTATGATTATCATAGCATAACAAGttcaatattaaaaattgtagagattaaatttaaattctaaatttattaactttttgtttttttgtttcctttttggGGGTGGGTTTAGTATGGACAATAAGGATCCGGtttctctccattttttttctttttatttttcccaATTTCTAGCTTGGATTGAAGACACATGTCATAATTTAGAGTTAATGGTTcagatttaattgattaaaataaagtCCTAACCATAAttatttactttcatatattaatatatttacttcttaaatatttttacaatccAACAATTCTagatttatcatattttttaataaatatagttaaaagaatttcttttgttaattaCTTAAAGTAAACTTTTgctattttttacttttgaacGGACTCTATAGATTATAATTTGTATCACCAATTTCTTATATGTCacattaataatcatataaataaaggGTTATTAATGGCCAcaacttttaaatataattaagaaaaattcgGTCGACTGAAACtatataaaagataaagaaaaaaaaatatttaactaagattttttttagtaatgatCACTTAaatgtttaatattatttatatgatgGGCTTTTTATCAATTCATATAATATGAACCGTTTCATTTTAGgatttatgttattatattatataaaaaatcaacaaaaaattacttaagtaattaagaaaagaaattcttttaaatatatttcgaaaaaatataatgtaaatcTAGAATTGTTGgattgtaaaaatatttgagaagcaaatatataaatatatggaaGTAAATAATTACGATTAagactttattttaattaattgaatctCAAccattaaatttaaactatgaCAGGTGTTTTCAATCCAAGCtaaaacttaaagaaaataaacaaaagagaAATGCAGAGGAGTCTGATCCGAACAATAATTGCTGCATGCACCggtattaatatttttgtggTATATAACTAGCTAAAGACGTAAGAGATGACATAAGTATTGTTCAAGAACTTTTAgacttatcaaaaaaaataaatatattttgtggtTTCTGATTTTGTAACAACAATCAATTATTTGTAGTAATGACACGCGTCTAGTTAGCCTAATGAAAATATACTTTCTGTTTGAAGTTTGATATAAGTGGAGTTGTGGGGTTGGGCTATGTCGAATTTTTCTTTaacaataatgaaaataattgtaaCTGAAATCATGAAgcaattcaatttttaagaaatGTTATTATGTAAAaagatcttttttttatattatttgttttggtCCAACAAATAGACTTGTGACTAGCCaaaaatcacaattaatcaattATGTATACATGTGACTAGCCaaaaatcacaattaatcaattatgtatacattttattttagcTAGGATCATTTATATGAATCAATCTTATAATTGACAAAAGACTTTTAAGTTTTAGGGACCTTTAATTAGGTTAGACTTGGTCCAAGAATGGACTCATAACAAATCACAAACCCCCACTTTAATAAAGTGTAATATATTAAGCTCTGATATAATATAAACCTACTTGAATAATAATGTATCGATTAATGTTACATTCAttgaaattaaagttttaatattgtatcaaatttgaaattacaattcatatcaagtctttatgtttcttattttttctattttttttttaatatttcgcATTgcaagatttatttttaaaagtaaccATTCTTTCAACATATTGTTTTTCATTTATAGACATCTTCACATTTCTTTTAGATAGAGAATAATATGTTACACTCAACATATTACATATTAACACATTCTGCTAGAATAGACATCTTTTGAACTCATGCCAAGGTATAAAGTggattttaatttatcaaatgatAACGTAACCTAGAATAAAATGTCACTAAAGTTTGTGAACATGCATGTGAGAACTTGTCACTTGTGGCTGTGGGGCAATCCCACTAAGAGGTCGATCTTATTGAAAATGAAAGGGCATGTAAGAATTTTGTTATATTCGGAGTTGAATTACGAATTTGAAAATAGTATAAgtattatcaaaaataaatacacgttaattattatagtattatttaaatattattttatcgaaaatttatattaaacaaTGTTGTTTAACAAAGTTCATTGCATTATTTGATGGTTGTGACTTGTGAGCATCACTTTGTACATTAAAATGAcgaaaaaattcatgaaaaatacaCGTATTTTTAGTAATGGATATCATTTAAAAGAGTGGAATGTGCCTTTACAAAGGGCACACGTAGCCTATCcccaaaaatttattaaaactttGCATATCTATTTTTTCTTAGAATAAGACAATTCAAATTATATGTTATGGTCCAGACCCAATAAAATGATTTAAGACATGCTTGCCAAAAAGTTTGTTCTTTTATAATGTGAATTCTTCAACTAGAAAGGGACTTAAAGTTTTTAACTCCAATGTAATGTTACAATCAAATAAACTCCTTTTGATCTTGTCCCAgtgatataatttaaatttcaaaagttatttttttgaaattttgatcatGAATCAGATATCGAGTCTTTGAgctttttgaagaaaaaaaactatatattttaaaagctcgtaaaaatatatatgtaataataTATTACATGTATTGCAATAATAAGCTTTTTTTGTCTCCAACAATGTATTGACGTTTAGCAATGAAACACATGATCTAATTTGCTTTATATCATAGTATTTAGAAGAGGTGATCTTTCTTTTCACCTTC
The window above is part of the Solanum pennellii chromosome 5, SPENNV200 genome. Proteins encoded here:
- the LOC107020555 gene encoding protein NRT1/ PTR FAMILY 3.1 encodes the protein MEVMNKKENSSRRMKGGMITMPFIFANEICEKLAVVGFGTNMVIYLTNELHLPLTKAANTLTNFGGTASLTPLVGAFIADTFAGRFWTITVASIIYQIGMIILTLSAILPQLRPPSCKDDEYCKEANSSQLAILYVSLLLTAFGSGGIRPCVVAFGADQFDENDPNQKTQTWKFFNWYYFCMGFSMLVAVTVIVYIQDNIGWGVGFGVPTIAMLISIVVFIFGYPLYRNLDPAGSPFTRLVQVCVAAYKKRKLDIVNDTNLLYQNQELDADISTAGKLVHTKQMKLLDRAAIVTEKDNPKSPNLWRLNTVHRVEELKSIIRMGPIWASGIILITAYAQQSTFSVQQAKTMNRHLLNSFEIPAASMTLFTLTTMLCTIALYDRVFVPIARKFTGLERGISFLSRMGIGFFISVLATLVAGFIEVKRKNVASTYGLVDKPKSLVPISVFWLVPQYCLHGIAEAFMSIGHLEFFYDQAPESMRSTATALFWTSISAGNYLSTFLVSLVHEFTNWLPDNNLNEGRLEYFYWLITILQVVNLIYYVFCARLYTFKPIQMHKTEDLETKKEGIELVNNV